A window from Vicinamibacteria bacterium encodes these proteins:
- a CDS encoding DUF4412 domain-containing protein, which yields MNLRTSVLAVCLTMPSIQGLAHAGAVFRNTVENFAEDNQFFEARESYVSVTKVEGNRMRMDTQGMDGKLASTVIFLGETDEMYMIDHEKKSYMVLDRERIEALGQQMSQAMKQMQEALAQVPPEQREMMERMMKDKMGAGGDYKPPSPPVVTDLGQSGSANGIACQWKQVTRDGVLEEKACVCDEGAIAGGEEMVALAHEMRDFAEGLMQLAKSVSEIPMFGGGTVGNVGAAFTADLGGFSLISEDYDGEGKLIRRSTFESADEVSISDEEFTPPGGYKKQTLEGLGR from the coding sequence ATGAACCTGAGAACGAGTGTGCTCGCCGTTTGTCTGACGATGCCGAGTATCCAGGGGCTCGCCCACGCGGGGGCGGTTTTTCGCAACACGGTCGAGAATTTCGCCGAGGACAACCAATTCTTCGAGGCACGCGAGTCGTACGTGAGCGTGACCAAAGTGGAAGGCAATCGCATGCGGATGGACACCCAGGGGATGGATGGGAAGCTCGCGAGCACCGTGATCTTCCTGGGGGAAACCGACGAAATGTACATGATCGATCACGAAAAGAAGTCTTACATGGTCCTGGATCGTGAGCGCATCGAGGCTCTTGGTCAGCAGATGAGTCAAGCCATGAAGCAAATGCAAGAGGCGCTCGCACAGGTTCCTCCCGAGCAACGAGAGATGATGGAACGCATGATGAAGGACAAGATGGGAGCCGGCGGAGATTACAAGCCGCCCTCCCCTCCGGTCGTAACCGATCTCGGCCAGAGCGGAAGCGCCAATGGTATCGCCTGCCAGTGGAAACAGGTTACCCGGGATGGCGTCCTGGAAGAAAAAGCCTGTGTTTGTGACGAAGGGGCGATTGCCGGTGGAGAGGAGATGGTCGCGCTCGCCCACGAGATGAGAGACTTCGCCGAAGGGCTCATGCAGCTGGCAAAAAGCGTTTCGGAGATTCCGATGTTCGGGGGTGGCACCGTCGGGAATGTCGGGGCGGCGTTCACCGCCGATCTCGGAGGGTTTTCTCTCATCTCCGAGGACTACGACGGCGAGGGGAAGCTCATTCGGCGATCGACCTTCGAGTCAGCAGACGAGGTTTCGATTTCGGACGAGGAGTTCACTCCCCCCGGTGGATACAAGAAGCAAACGCTCGAAGGCCTGGGCCGCTGA
- a CDS encoding ATP-grasp domain-containing protein, with product MTNVVFVAPFFMETTLRFIDAAASITDVRLGLVSQAPEDELPPRLKAKLSGHFRVEDGISTDALRPALHAMRKAFGSVDRILGTLEQLQVPLGQLRDELGVAGLGAETALNFRDKARMKTVLTEAGLPCARHRLVEEADAALSFAREIGYPLVVKPPAGAGARATFRIDDEASLIECLRAMPPSPQQPTLLEEFIVGEEHSFDSVVIGGRLVWYSVNDYYPSPIEVLRHPWIQWCVVSPKEIDHPRYDGIRKVAEPALRALGLVNGLSHMEWFLRPGSGVAISEVGARPPGAQFATLISYAHDFDLYGAWAELMVHDRFRPPPRRYAVGAAYVRGQGRGSRVKAIHGLEHAQREIGDLVVEAKLPRPGQAPTGTYEGEGYVILRHPDTEVVERGLKRLVERIYVELE from the coding sequence GTGACGAACGTAGTCTTCGTGGCTCCCTTCTTCATGGAGACCACGTTACGTTTCATCGATGCCGCGGCCTCGATAACCGACGTTCGGCTCGGACTCGTGAGCCAGGCTCCCGAGGACGAGCTTCCCCCACGGTTGAAAGCGAAACTCTCCGGCCATTTCCGCGTCGAGGACGGAATCTCGACCGACGCCCTGCGTCCTGCGTTGCACGCGATGCGGAAGGCATTCGGCTCCGTCGACCGCATCCTCGGGACGCTCGAACAGCTGCAGGTGCCCCTCGGGCAGCTACGCGACGAGCTCGGCGTCGCCGGACTCGGGGCGGAGACCGCACTCAACTTTCGCGACAAGGCGCGCATGAAGACGGTTCTCACCGAAGCGGGTCTGCCCTGCGCGCGCCATCGGCTCGTCGAAGAGGCGGACGCCGCCCTCTCCTTTGCCCGTGAGATCGGGTATCCACTCGTGGTAAAGCCGCCCGCCGGGGCCGGCGCCCGCGCCACCTTCCGAATCGACGACGAAGCCTCCCTCATCGAGTGTCTCCGCGCCATGCCGCCATCGCCCCAACAACCCACGTTACTGGAGGAGTTCATCGTTGGCGAGGAGCACTCGTTCGACAGCGTCGTAATTGGAGGTCGACTCGTCTGGTACTCGGTCAACGACTACTACCCGTCGCCGATCGAAGTGCTTCGCCACCCCTGGATTCAATGGTGCGTCGTCTCGCCGAAGGAGATCGACCATCCGCGCTACGACGGCATCCGTAAGGTCGCCGAGCCCGCGCTTCGAGCTCTCGGCCTCGTGAATGGCCTGAGTCACATGGAGTGGTTCCTGCGCCCGGGAAGCGGAGTCGCAATCTCCGAGGTCGGTGCCAGGCCGCCCGGGGCACAGTTCGCCACCCTCATCTCCTACGCACACGACTTCGACCTGTATGGCGCTTGGGCCGAGCTGATGGTCCACGACCGGTTCAGGCCGCCGCCGCGACGCTACGCGGTGGGGGCGGCGTACGTTCGGGGGCAGGGCCGAGGGAGTCGAGTGAAGGCCATCCATGGACTCGAGCACGCGCAACGCGAGATCGGAGACCTCGTGGTCGAGGCGAAGCTTCCGCGGCCGGGACAGGCGCCGACCGGCACTTACGAGGGAGAGGGTTACGTGATCCTGCGCCATCCGGACACCGAGGTCGTCGAGCGCGGCCTCAAACGTCTCGTCGAGCGCATCTACGTGGAGTTGGAGTGA